The window TTACATTTAAACATAGGAGTGAACTCGGAGTCCATGACACTACTAATTAGTCGAATAATTACCCCAAGCGATAGGATAATGGAAAATGGACATTCAAATCCAATCTCCGTATAATCTTATGGTCAAATATTTAAGATTGGCATATCTTAAAAGCTCGAACGTAGAGAATAAACGAGTGTTGTACTTTATCTTAAAAAACACTTTCTAATGGTAAAAAtgaggtaaaaaaaataaaaatagctccATAGATCTCATCAAAAACGTGTTGGTGATGCTTCTCGGGGCCTCTTTGGCGACCGTGAAGTCACCAGAATACTTATCTTTACATTCACATTATTCATACATCATCAAATATGCTTTAGAACTGTCTTCGTGAATAGTTCAAAATACCTTGAGTATTGCGCACGGTTGATGTCAAGGGTTCGATTTCTGGCTATGCAAAAGGCGTGAGGGAGGAGGATTTACCGACCTGTACGTGGGAATTTAACCCGATCCACGTGCTCGTATTGATTGATGGATTAGGTCTCTGTTATGCGGTTCTGATTTCCGCCCGATAACACGTTTCTGCATGAAAAAAGATCGGCTAGGTTGTTTCAGATTTTCAATCACTCTCACTGATTCCAAACACAACTTTCAAAAAAACCATACGCTTTAAAATATTATTTTGTATAACACTTTCTAACACATCTGATCTGTATGCATAAATTTAACAATGTTAGGACCGTAAATTTATTTTTATCGGTTGTTTTAGAATATTGTAAAAATTACATTATCACTTGAATTGTTTGTTTCTTGTGCATAAAATACTGTACATTCATCTTTATTTTCTAATTTAACCCTTGTAAACATAGCGTTCACCTTATTTTTGCCCACAGGAAAGAAAGAGCAAAACCTCATTATAAACCCCCTTTTCGCAATCATCTTATTTATACGATCGCCGCCGCTCAAAACCCTAACGACACACCGTTTGCCTGCGAAGCTGTTGATCTCCGACGACTGTGTGTAAGCTCACCGTTTCGGTTATATATAATGTTTGTACTGTGTTAGTGGTAGGGATGCAGTTGCTTTTGATACGTCCTTACTATTTTAAATTAGGGTTTCCGATTTGTATTTCAAGTTAAATGAGTTAATTATCAAGTTTCAATTGTACACTTTAATGATTTAGATGAATTTGTTGTTCATGTACTGAGATTGTTAATGTTGTTCGTGCAATTTCAACTCAAAATCAGTTGGCTGATCTTATCAGAAACAAAGAGACAGTATGTTGGACATAAACCTTTTTAGGGAGGAAAAGGGCTTCGATCCAGAAAAGATACGTGAATCGCAACGTCGTCGTTTTGCAAGTGTAGAACTCGTGGATGAAATTATTCATCTCGACAAAGAGTTGCGACTTCGTAAGTTGTTGTTTACATTACTTTGGTTAATCGTTTTTTAGGTTTTACATGTCTTGCAATATATATGTAATGGTTAAGTTCATTCTTTATTTTATGATTTGCAGGTACGTTTGAGCTTGAACAGTTGCGAAAAGACTTTAACAAGATCAACAAAGAAGTTGCTAAACTTAGGATTGTAAGTATTTCTTATTTTCACAGGTTATAATGTAGGATGAACTTTGTATATCTGATAATAGCTGTAGAAAGGTTTCAATCCCCATTGAACATTagattcatatatttatattttttttaaaacgtacTTAATGGTCATGATGTAAGTTGATTGAACGCAGAAACTACTTTTTTATCTTATGATGTTAACAAACTATAAGTTGTAGATAGTCTATTGGGGAAAAAGTACTATATGTTGAATAGTTCTCTAGGGTTTCAAATAAGTTATTTTGAATGACAAAAGTATCATTCAGTCATATACAAAAAGACTGTATGCTGGTGTGTATTCATCACCACTAAATTTAAACTGAAAAATTGACTCTTTTGTAGTCTGGAGAAGATGCAAGTGCCATGATTAAAAATACGGAGGAAAATAAGAATTCAACTGCAAAGAAAGAAGCAGAAGTTCAGGAGGCTCGAGCGATATTATTTTCAAAGTTGGAGACAGTTGGGAATCTTGTGCATGACTCGGTTCCTATTAGCAATGATGAGGTGTGACATGATGCGTTTTATGATCTTTTTTAATTATGTGTTTAGATCATAATCTGATCATCTTTTCATAGGGCTTTTTGTACATGGTGGTTGAATGATTATATAACCCTTGTGTTACCAATGTTAACTTTAGGCAAACAATGCTGTTGTTCGGACTTGGGGGGAGATGAGATCAGAGACGGGACTTAAAAATCACGTCGAGCTTGTGGAACTTCTTGGAATTGCAGATCTCAAGAAAGGTATTTATATGATTTGTTTCAGTTGAGTTGTTAACTTAACATGTGTATACTATATGAACTTGAATGTCATAGTTAGGATACTTCGTCTTTTAGCACTTTATATGAAGTTTATTGTGTAAGTAACTTAGTATCATAGATGCTCAACTAATTTCATGGCTAATTCATCATCTCCCTTTTTTGTTTTTCAGGTGCTAATGTTGCTGGTGGTAGAGGATATTATCTAAAAGGAGATGGTGTGCTTCTCAATCAAGCTCTTATAAACTTTGGTCTTGATTTCTTGGAGAAAAGGGGCTACACAGCATTGCAAACTCCATTCTTTATGAGGAAAGATATAATGGGAAAGTGCGCTCAGTTAGCACAATTTGATGAGGAACTTTACAAGGTATAGATCTCTCTAGTCCTTCTTTTAATATAGTATATTATTTCAAAAGATGAAGCTTGCATAATTTGCTACACCCTTTTGTTAGTGATTTAAATTTTGCTATTTCTGAAATAGTTCTTatatgatgttttttttttttttattaataggtAACAGGTGAAGGAGATGACAAGTATTTGATTGCAACTGCTGAACAACCACTCTGTGCTTATCACATAGATGACTGGATTCATCCAAAGCAACTGCCAATAAGGTCTTGCAGTTACTCTCTGCATAAACATTTACAATTCTTTTTTAAAAGTTTTACATTCTTTTAGTTGTATAATGTTGGAAACTTTTCAGATATGCTGGATATTCATCGTGTTTTCGTAAAGAGGCTGGTTCGCATGGCCGAGACACACTGGGCATTTTTCGTGTTCATCAGTTTGAGAAAATCGAACAGTTTTGCATCACCAGCCCAGACGGCAATGACTCGTGGGACATGCACGAGGAGATGATCAAAAACTCAGAGGAGTTTTATCAGATGGTAAGTATTTTTTTCCTTCGTATAGtttctatatgaatatgaattatatgCTATACTCTTATATTTTATGGAGTATTGTtaaattgttaatgataataacatctCCAAGGCCCATCTTTAAAACAAATTATGCTTAAATTTGTTGTAATGGTTAAAGATTTTGAATCGTTGGTGGTTAAatgaatataaatacaaatactctGAGAGATATAGCAAAGTCCAAACAACATTGACAGCCAAATCACTGTGCATAGTCATATATGTCATAATGTATTGGCATTGGACAGTGATTAGTTTTTCCATCATCTGATGTATGAATCTTTGATTGCTTATTAATGAATCGTTGATATGATATTAATGTATCCTACTGTACTGCAGTTGAAACTGCCTTATCATATAGTATCGATAGTCTCTGGGGCACTGAATGATGCTGCAGCAAAGAAGTATGACTTGGAAGCATGGTTTCCTGCATCCAAAACTTTCAGAGAACTTGTGTCATGTTCAAACTGCACTGATTATCAGTCAAGAAAATTGGAGATCAGATTTGGACAGAAGAAGgtaatcttttctttcttttcaaaTCTGTTACATTGGTTTCCTGTTGAATCGTATTCGTTGAACTATGTCTCATTGCATATATTTGGGGCCACTTTTAAATTGTTTAAGTATCACGATTTATGCCCTTAATAACATGATTCCAAGCATAAAAAGATAAAGTTTAAAACTTTATTGTAATCTTTATCTTATGTGATGTTGATTTTGAGTTTTTGTTTAATTTGTACAGAGCAATGAACAGACGAAAAAGTACTGCCATCTGTTAAACTCAACCCTAACAGCCACAGAGAGGACCCTTTGCTGCATCCTTGAGAACTATCAAACCGAAGACGGTGTTGCAGTACCAGAAGTTCTACAGCCTTATATGGGCGGCAAGACTTTTGTGCCTTTCCAAGCCGCCCCCGCTCCGGCTAAAGAAACAAAAGGGAATAAACCAAAAGCCAAGTAGTAGTTATATGGGTGGGTTGGAAATATGCTCTTGTTTATTTTGGGTTTATTTTTGCCGTTAGTATCATCAGATTAGAAGATGTTGCATGatgatatgatttttatgtttggtTATTTTGATAGAATTGTTCAGCTTACATTGTCGTTTATACTTTATTTGAAAAATACTGGATTGTTTAGTTATGCTAAATGTTTGTGCTTCATTTGTTTCATCATACTAGAAGTTTAGGAGTAGAGATGTTGCTGGGTTGGACGAAAAAGGGTAAACACTGCGTTAGGTTTTCAAGTCTTGGTCTTTGAATCAGTAGCTTGACATAATGATATCCCAGTTTAAAGAGTAATTGATAAACTACTTGTGTTGCATAACGTCATAATCTTTATTATTCATTGTTAAGATTGTTGGCAAAGTCACATATATCTGTATCTAATTAGATTAGATTATGTACTTTATTCTGAAGTTAAAACCTTCAGTTGCATATATTCATCGTAAATAATTGTTAATTGCACATAATGATGCTCACAAATGTAACACTAACGACCAATGCATCTCAGCAATTGTTTCACCTTGTATGTCTTACAGGTAAAACCTACGTTATAAAACCAAAATCTTTAACTGTTAACAACATCCAACTACGAACCCTCTAAACGAGTAATATTAGCAAAACAAGCCGACACGATGATAGGCCCAGCCAAGTCGCCCAGCAAACACCCTGTAGTTAAATGCAACAATATCAATATCAGTAATCATGAATCAATGTGTGAGTTTTGAACctgaataataaaataataatcagAATAAAGATAGACGATGGCTTTTAAAAAATAAGATTATAAGATaaccaattaaataaataaaatgaaataatATAAAAGTGGTTCTTACCAATTGATTGACCGGATGATGGGCGGAAAAGAGTAGCACCAATTCCCGCTCCTATGGATGCAAAAACAAGCGATGCACCACATCTAACCGTAACACCATAAACCTTCTTCCCGAGAGTTTTTGCTCGTTGTGCTTGCTCATCACCATCAACAACTTCCAGTTCATTAGATTTTAACATGTCACGAACAAAAGGATAACATTCAATCCCAAGTTGAACAAGCCATGATGCTGCAACTCCTAAACAGTGACCTGCTCACCCAAATAAATTTTCTAGTGTGTTAAAATGGTTGAGACCTACAGTTTCAAATCCTCACTTAAATATCACATATATTATTGTAGTCTCCAAGAACAAAATAAGTCAACTCTTTGATATGAACATGTTTTCCATTTATACAAGGGTTGAAGCCAAAAAATGGCTATATACTTACTCAAATGTCCACATGTCGCCTATATACCCATTTGGTCCCACTGTCGTCTACAAACTTTTAAAAAGTGTACTCATGTTAACATTTTGCTACCGGTTACCGGTTCAACCTGTAAAAAACATTAcgtgtaatatttttttttaaaatttttaattgaTGTTTTTTTGTTTGTTCTTTCTACAAAATTGATTAAAATTCAAAAACACAAAATCATATCATAATTCACAACAACATTTATGAATTCATAACATCATATTATATATCATTCAGATTTAGAAAATCACAAAATAAAATTCAGATTCGTGTTCTTCCTTTGCTACTACAGTACGCACGAACCTTCATCCTAGCTCAAACTTGAATTCTTCAATTGATGATGTTCAACATCATGAGTCCAGAAAGATGATCAGAAACAGAAACCGAAGCTTCATTATCAATTAGATTCAGCTAACAACATTAGATTCGGCTAACAACATTAGATTCAACACGATTGGATCGAGTTCATCCTTAACCGATTTGGCCTCCGGACTGATTCAGAATGATTTTGCGAAAAATAAAATTGTAGATCTGTTACAATTCATGTCATGGATCTCTATGCAAAATCTCATATCCAAACTCAAAGTATCGAGCTCGAATTCATGAAGACAGTTTATGAGTTTACGGTCAACGAATCAATTCGTGATTTCTGGTATGCttctggatcaattgatgattgaaCAGTGTTATTGGATTGATTTGCAACAATTTTTATCAACGATTCGTGATCTAAAACATGCTAAATCGGAAGTTCAATATTCATGTTCATATGATGAAGTCGCTAACTGTTCTTCACGAATTCTGAAATATGTTGATGTTTTAATCGAAGTTGCTTCATGAATCCTCTAAATCGCTACTCCAGGAACAAATTTTAGTTTATTTGAAGCTTTAATTCGAAGTTTGAGCTAGGATGATGAAGCTAACTTTTCTTCACGAATTctggaatatgtatatgtataaatttatatatatagagattaATTTAAAATATATGTGGCATGCCAACTAAGCTCCAAATCAGCAGACATGTAATCAACCATTTGGGTTGACAGTTAAAAAAAGAATTTTGTTTATATTAGTAcgttttttataagtttgtagacgacagtatgacgcaaatgggtatatgggcgacatcgggacatttGTGTAAGTATATAGCCAATTTGTGGCTTTAACCCTTTATACAATATAACAAGTATATAAGGTCAGTTTGCAAAATAAATACAAACAATATGGTCAAAAGATCAATACCCTATAGATTCATTGACCATCTTCTAACTGCAACCATGCATTTTCATTTTTCCTATAAATCTTCTAACATGCAGTTTACAAAGCACCAACAAGCTTGATATTATCAAACATTAAAAGAAGACCACAAATCAAATTGATGATTTCACAATACCAAATTAAGCTATATTCAATATATTTCAATTACTATTTACAGATAGACTAGCTACAATGTTCAAATATTATATAGAGTATAAGTATATTCAGATAAGTAGATGCGTAAATTAATTTATAACTAATTTCATATCATCGACTCAATAAAAACAGAAACAGATACACAACTAACCTCTAAATGTTGTTCTGCCGACACAAAAGACGTAAGTGTGCATTGGCATTCCCCTATTAGCTTTTCGAATTGCAGACTTCGGTACATCTAGCACGATCAACGAAAAAAAAAAGACGATAAATTACTAAAAAAAATCATATGAAATTGTAATGTCACAGTAAGATAAAGTATGTACCTTTAAGAAGTTTCCATGCAGTACGCTGTGAGAAATGTTGAACAGCAAGTCGTTCCAATACACGTCTGGTGGTAACAACGCTAGTCtgcaatacaaaaaaaaaaaaaatataaatcagCCAACTGCTAATAACCATTTTAAAATGTGCGTTTTTAACATGTATAAACAAAATTCTTACTTCACGAAGGATTTGTTTTACTGATTTCTTGAAGGGTACAACTAAGTCCGGACGATTATTATCTGAAGAGTCAGGTAAGAAATCATTGtcatcatcttcttccttaggCGTCACAAGAGGCAAATAAAACAATAGAAATGACCTTAATGATGTTAATGCAAATGATTTAGGATGGAAAGCGGAGAACATTGGCTTTAGCTCGATGGAATATTCTTTGGTCACGTTGTTTAAGGTATCATGTCGAAAGATGGTTTCAGATGCAGTCCTTAAACTTGTTAGGTAGTCTACGGTTGCAGGAGGTGGGGTCACGCCAGCATCACAATAAGCAACTTTTTTTCCACCAAAACTGTTCCATCCGTATAATAAATCATGAGTGTTTTTAAAGAAAGTAAAATAAGCTTCTTATTTGTCTATCAAAACATTAACAAGCTTTAATCTTGAATTCGCTAATAAGCAATAAAACAAAGATTTTAGCAAAATTGTAAAATGCGTATTCTTCAATTCTCCAACATCCGGTATTTTGACAATTTTGATAACTAGAGTTAACATTTTTATACCAAATTTAACATCTTTATAAATAAAGTTGACATTTTTATAGCAAATTTAACATCATTGCCACACGATACATGTCCTCTTTTCATACCCAGATGAAAAAAATGAACAACTAgagaataataaaataaattacagcTTAACAGCTACTAATACTCTACACTCCACAGCACAAATAAACAGGTAATTTGATATTTTATGCAAACATATAATTCCAAGACTATAGATAAGATCCTAAAGTCATAAAAACACATTCATTACATTACAGATATTACATGATAAAATAATTTGAACTaacgataaaaattttaaaattaaaagccaataaaaatatataatacaaaGAGCATACCCAAATAAAGCCCTAGATGCAAAAGGTGTGCTGGCGGCGACAGAGGCGGCATAAGAAGATGCAGCTACCGTGGCGGAATATAAACCGGCAGACTGTAGGGTTGTGCCACTAATACTCGGATTTTTTTTCAATAGATCCCTCAGTAAACCTATTCCAGCCATTATTGATATAGAAAGAATAAAACTTGTTAATAATCTTTAATGATATAGAATAAAACTTGTTAATAATCTTTAATGATATTGAAACTTTTGTTAGATTAATGATGAAGCAGCTGAACCAATAGATGTGTATACTTATAATGTATAAATACAGATCGTATTGTACAGTTATAATTTCTTGATTTTGTGCCGGTGGATATGAAAACGAAGGGGCGCGTTTGGACGTGAGTTTTATATTATACGTTAATTACGGAGCaatactttttatttatttgtttattattCTTTTGCTTGGGAAAAACGA of the Rutidosis leptorrhynchoides isolate AG116_Rl617_1_P2 chromosome 5, CSIRO_AGI_Rlap_v1, whole genome shotgun sequence genome contains:
- the LOC139848493 gene encoding uncharacterized protein produces the protein MVISSWLIYIFFFFVLQTSVVTTRRVLERLAVQHFSQRTAWKLLKDVPKSAIRKANRGMPMHTYVFCVGRTTFRGHCLGVAASWLVQLGIECYPFVRDMLKSNELEVVDGDEQAQRAKTLGKKVYGVTVRCGASLVFASIGAGIGATLFRPSSGQSIGCLLGDLAGPIIVSACFANITRLEGS
- the LOC139848093 gene encoding serine--tRNA ligase, which encodes MLDINLFREEKGFDPEKIRESQRRRFASVELVDEIIHLDKELRLRTFELEQLRKDFNKINKEVAKLRISGEDASAMIKNTEENKNSTAKKEAEVQEARAILFSKLETVGNLVHDSVPISNDEANNAVVRTWGEMRSETGLKNHVELVELLGIADLKKGANVAGGRGYYLKGDGVLLNQALINFGLDFLEKRGYTALQTPFFMRKDIMGKCAQLAQFDEELYKVTGEGDDKYLIATAEQPLCAYHIDDWIHPKQLPIRYAGYSSCFRKEAGSHGRDTLGIFRVHQFEKIEQFCITSPDGNDSWDMHEEMIKNSEEFYQMLKLPYHIVSIVSGALNDAAAKKYDLEAWFPASKTFRELVSCSNCTDYQSRKLEIRFGQKKSNEQTKKYCHLLNSTLTATERTLCCILENYQTEDGVAVPEVLQPYMGGKTFVPFQAAPAPAKETKGNKPKAK
- the LOC139850444 gene encoding uncharacterized protein; its protein translation is MAGIGLLRDLLKKNPSISGTTLQSAGLYSATVAASSYAASVAASTPFASRALFGFGGKKVAYCDAGVTPPPATVDYLTSLRTASETIFRHDTLNNVTKEYSIELKPMFSAFHPKSFALTSLR